The DNA segment TCGAACCTCTTAGAGTGAAAGTCCTAAAAGCAAATGGAGTAGGTGAAGTACTCTTTGCACAGTTGATTAGAGAAGGACAAATTGGTGTTTGTATTATTGTTGACAGTTACGCAAATCCCTTTGGAGCCGTAAGCATTATCAAAGGTATCCAACTAAATTCCGGAAAGGCATTTGAGTATTATTACATGGTGGAAATTGAGTCTGGTCTTGAGCTGAGGAGGAAAAACTTTACAACAATTTCACTTCTGGTGGGAAATAGCCACAACTTGACTGGTGTGGCATTTGAGATAAAATGGCTTAACTCTATTatgaccaacaacaacaaaatatcaGAGAAGGCTGGTATGATTTTTTGTTCAATGTCCAAGGCAATATTGGAGTTTGAGGAGTACCAGAATGATACTCTACCTATTAAATTTGTGCCGCACGTTGTAGGTCGGGGGATTATTGAAATTGCACAGGACCGAATAGAACAGGTAGACATCTTTAATAACCAGGAATACATGGTGGCCATCAGTAAAGGTATATTCCTTGTGTCAAATGCTATAGGAGGGCTGCTTCAACATGTATGCCCAATGAGAGGTACTGGGATGGATTGTATAactaaatataatattattgcttCATGGGGTGAGGGTGAATATTCATTACTGTTGGTTGAGTTGAAAGAGTTTTATGAACTTCAATTATCAAGGCAATTTATTATTGGAAGATATGGCAAAGATATTGTGCTATGTGCAATTTATATTCATGAGAATGAGTCCATCGTACCTCAATGGAATAATGAGGTATTACTTTTCAAGAAAGCAATTGAAGACATGTTCCATGAGGCCCTTAAGTCAACTATTCTTAGCGATGGATCAATTGTGTATATGTGGAGTACCAAATGTCCAATGCATTTCTCTACCCCTTTTAGAGTAAATGCCATAGAACCCGGTCTGTTGGACAGGACTTTGATAATTGCACATGGAAAAAGCTTAGTGAAATATATAGAAGAATATACCATACCTCCAGATGATAATCAGTTACATGCTACCATGGGGGTATTGCTTTTCCATAAAGGTGTAGATATTAAATATTACAATGTGCAGAATAATCATGCTGGAGGAGGTGAGGAAGCTATAAATCTTAATCATGTGACCAAGGGGAATATAGATTATTGACAATTGATGATGAATCAATCTACATGGAATGCATTGGAGGATGATGGGATGACACTGTATGACCAGATGAAGTGTTTTGTTATAAATGTTTCTTCCTATTTCAACATATGGGCTTGGGAAAGTGTGGTCACTGATGGTGAGAAGGTTGAGATACAGATTCAACTTCCTAAGGACTTGAGTGACACTATTAGAGCAGTAAGGCATATGAAGATTGATCCAAAAGGGATTCTTGACCAAACAGTTCGTGTATATGCATCGATTGGTTCTGTAAAGGCAAGAGCTCTCCTTGAGCATGACCTTGTTGTTGTTGGATTGCAAGTAGCAGAAGCTGGCAGGGAATGGGAGGTATATTTGGGACTAAAACAAGCTATTCATGCCACTTTTGAAACTAGTTCTAAATCAAGAGGAATAAACGACCATCAAGCTAAGGATTTTTTCAGGAAACAGTTGTCGGTCCTACTCAATTACAAAGATCGTTGGATGTCTCCTAAGCCACAGAAGAAAAAGATTAAACCGACTGATTTCATGGGTTCAAGAGTGCATAATGCTTGCATGGGGCTGGCACTCATTGATCTGGGAAGATATGAATGCCTTGAGAGTATGTTTTTCCATCTCTTCTTCCTTGAGGACAAGGAAGTTCTTAACGGGGGAGAAATACGATTTAAAATGGGAAAGGTTGGAGCTACCGGTGGAGCTTGTACAATGGGCTTGTTAGGTTGTACGGTGAAAGTAGAGAGAGGGGCCGGCTGATCAGTTAACCACTTTTGCCTTCTGCATTTAAGTCCACTTTAACTAGTTTACCTTATTATTTAATTACCATTGTAAATTTCCTTTATTATAGTTTAGTCCCTAGCTCCTATATGTACTGAGTTTTGCCCTTTTAGAGGCTTATGAATGAAAAACCCTTTTATCTTATTTGCattattttcttctcttcttaGCTTAGCTTAGCTTTAGTTAGATTTTTCTTCCTCTGAAATTCAATATTCGTAACATCATCTACCAGGTTTAACGAAAGAATAAACCTTGAATCATTCATATCACTTTCATCACTAACATGACCGACGATCCAATGAAGTCTTCCATTGACAAATTTACCAGGATAGATCCAAAAGGTAATATCTGGATAGTCTTGAATCCTTTTCCAAGAATTATATCTTAGACTATAAATCTTAAATACATTCAGAAAACCATCACCATGTGAATTTCCCTTAACGTCTACAACTTTGTAATCATCTTGACACTCAACGTAACCAAAACCATAAGACGAACTCTGGCCACAACGCGGATCGAGTCCTGAAAAGGGCAATTTTTTCGACTTTCTTATAGATGGATTCCATATAAATATATAccaaaattgattaaaaatacAAAACAGCCCTTCACAACAACCCAGGACGCCATTGCAAGGAAAATCAAGCTGAACAGCTATAGGTATAGGGGGAGATTCTTCTTGATATATAATTTCATCAAGAGAGCAAGTGTTAAGAGTGAGGCTATTCTCACGAGAGCCGTAAAAAAGACACCGAAAATCTTGGTTCTGAGTTGAAAATTTTAGATGGGTTTTGATGAATTGGGGACATGAGATTAGAGAAAACCAAGATTTTGAAACGCACCTCATCTTTAATAAGGTTTTCACGGGTAGCcttaggagtatttcatatagtaTTTCTGAGGGAAGAACTGGCAGCGATTCTGATTCATGGGATAAGCTAGCGTCGGGGAATTCCATCGGCGGCGTCTCCTAAATCAGAGGTTTTCGTAGTGAGAAAGTGTTGGCGCTGAGCTTGAGCCGATTAGAACCTTTATTTGTATATGTTGTAACCCCTTCAAGAATTTGATCGAGAACTATGAACCTTAGGGGTAGTTTCAGTTTGGTTCAAATCCCAGATATCCTAGGATTATAATTGGGCTAAAAACACATATAgacaaaatttaagaaatttaCCAACATGGCAGCTGAATAAATATATATCTTATCATAAAGctataaacataaatcaataatcACGTTTAAGAAAAATATTCAAAGCATTTCATTCCTAAAAAAGCGTCCAAAGTGATTCAATTTTCTAAGAATGAATAATAGTCCTAaaaatatctctctctctctctctctctctctctctctctatatatatatatatatatatatatatatatatatatatatatatatatatatatatatatatatatatatatatatatatataaattttaaggCCTTTAGCACAATGACGTGGCACCTCTCATTAACCAGGAATTCCCTTCATCATTTAAAAACGGTGGCTTAACTTATTGAAGAAGCGTCGCTAGCCATTAGCACAGTGacgtggtgtcacgacccaatttcatctATAGGTCGTGATGTCGTCCAACAcgatagctaggcaagccaactaataaattaaacatatatcgataaaatttaaatccaagaaaaataataagacaccaaattctactaatgtgtgtgccaagacctggtatcacaactGTATGAGCattctagtagattatacaaaacctcaaatactgtctgaaataaaaatagacagaatgtaaatataagaagagacactgatagctgcagaacggctcagaaaggcagctcaccactatgcctctggataacgtgggtgtaaggaGATAGGTCTCCTagtagtacttgcctcaggtcttgcacaaaaagtgcagcaagtgtagtatgagtatgtaaacaacgtgtacccaataagtatcaagcctaatctcgaagtggtagagacgggatggccgactttgacactcaatattggtcaataataataattgaaataaaactagaatatctaaatcaccat comes from the Nicotiana tabacum cultivar K326 chromosome 14, ASM71507v2, whole genome shotgun sequence genome and includes:
- the LOC107791945 gene encoding F-box protein CPR1-like gives rise to the protein MEFPDASLSHESESLPVLPSEILYEILLRLPVKTLLKMRCVSKSWFSLISCPQFIKTHLKFSTQNQDFRCLFYGSRENSLTLNTCSLDEIIYQEESPPIPIAVQLDFPCNGVLGCCEGLFCIFNQFWYIFIWNPSIRKSKKLPFSGLDPRCGQSSSYGFGYVECQDDYKVVDVKGNSHGDGFLNVFKIYSLRYNSWKRIQDYPDITFWIYPGKFVNGRLHWIVGHVSDESDMNDSRFILSLNLVDDVTNIEFQRKKNLTKAKLS